From Salinirubellus salinus, the proteins below share one genomic window:
- a CDS encoding shikimate dehydrogenase: MQVYGLLGNPVGHSLSPPMHEAAYETLGLDARYVTFEPARDDLAAALSGAEALGIRGLNVTIPFKEDVCSLVDTDPLAERIGAVNTVDLSGERPTGHNTDALGVTRAFEHHGVDIAGTAVVVGAGGAGRAAAFGLADEGVEVRIANRTVERAESLASEVPGASAHGLDALGDLLADADLLVNATSVGMETDETPVSKAALHADLAVLDAVYRPLETRLLREASAVGALTVDGAWMLLFQGAAAFERWTGHEAPVDPMNRALRAGL; this comes from the coding sequence ATGCAGGTGTACGGTTTGCTCGGCAACCCGGTGGGGCACTCGCTCTCTCCGCCGATGCACGAGGCCGCCTACGAGACGCTTGGGCTGGACGCCCGCTACGTCACCTTCGAACCGGCCCGCGACGACCTCGCCGCCGCCCTCTCGGGGGCCGAGGCGCTCGGCATCCGGGGGCTGAACGTCACCATCCCGTTCAAGGAGGACGTGTGCTCGCTCGTGGACACGGACCCCCTCGCCGAACGTATCGGCGCGGTGAACACCGTCGACCTCTCGGGTGAGCGCCCGACGGGGCACAACACCGACGCACTCGGGGTGACACGGGCGTTCGAGCACCACGGCGTCGACATCGCGGGGACGGCGGTGGTCGTCGGTGCCGGCGGGGCGGGCCGGGCCGCCGCGTTCGGCCTCGCCGACGAGGGTGTCGAGGTGCGTATCGCCAACCGGACCGTCGAACGGGCCGAGTCGCTGGCGAGCGAGGTGCCGGGCGCGAGCGCCCACGGCCTCGACGCGCTGGGTGACCTGCTCGCCGACGCGGACCTCCTCGTCAACGCGACGAGCGTCGGCATGGAGACAGACGAGACGCCGGTGTCGAAGGCCGCGCTCCACGCGGACCTCGCCGTGCTCGACGCGGTGTACCGACCGCTCGAGACGCGACTGCTCCGGGAGGCGAGCGCCGTGGGCGCGCTGACCGTCGACGGGGCGTGGATGCTGCTGTTCCAGGGGGCCGCCGCGTTCGAGCGCTGGACGGGCCACGAGGCCCCCGTGGACCCGATGAACCGGGCATTACGGGCCGGTCTATAA
- a CDS encoding D-aminoacyl-tRNA deacylase codes for MLAIVVSRADEASVNVGDRLLELADWTTHEDRERPESDGGGTYHRLEGAPGAVELRTFEALHLHLGRPADAFSGTPDLLVFASRHAGDTDALLTAHTTGNFGPAEFGGEDYALAEAAPNALARIREAFAEHAPDGYEVGMECTHHGPTDVGCPSLFAELGSDEPQWGDEAGAEAVARAVLDLRGVDPHRERSVVGLGGGHYVHRFERLVVETDWAVGHVASDWALGDVGDPREHPAVFREAFEASAATRALLDGDGDTDAMRELVADLGYDVVSETWLRETSGVPLDVVERVEHRFGSVDEGTRFGDIAGETAPDAFVEATLPERLLEECVGIDRDRARAAVAERSVAFATDEGGTVPTGPVLLVDGADRDAVVDALVPLLETRYDEVTRNGDTVTVRTREFDPEKAATLGVSEGPAFGKLASGQAVEVGGRTIDPEAVTSVREETFEV; via the coding sequence GTGCTGGCGATCGTCGTCTCGCGGGCCGACGAGGCCTCCGTCAACGTCGGTGACCGACTGCTCGAACTGGCCGACTGGACCACCCACGAGGACCGCGAGCGACCCGAGAGCGACGGTGGCGGGACCTACCACCGACTGGAAGGCGCTCCGGGCGCCGTCGAACTCCGTACCTTCGAGGCACTCCACCTCCACCTCGGACGACCCGCGGACGCCTTCTCCGGGACACCCGACCTGCTCGTGTTCGCCTCCCGGCACGCCGGCGACACCGACGCCCTCCTGACGGCCCACACCACCGGCAACTTCGGGCCGGCCGAGTTCGGCGGCGAGGACTACGCGCTCGCCGAGGCCGCCCCGAACGCGCTGGCCCGCATCCGCGAGGCGTTCGCCGAGCACGCCCCCGACGGCTACGAGGTGGGGATGGAGTGTACCCACCACGGCCCGACCGACGTGGGGTGTCCGTCGCTGTTCGCGGAACTCGGGAGCGACGAACCGCAGTGGGGAGACGAGGCGGGCGCCGAGGCCGTCGCCCGGGCGGTCCTCGACCTCCGTGGCGTCGACCCGCACCGCGAGCGAAGCGTCGTCGGCCTCGGTGGGGGCCACTACGTCCACCGGTTCGAGCGCCTCGTCGTCGAGACGGACTGGGCGGTGGGCCACGTCGCCTCGGACTGGGCGCTCGGGGACGTCGGCGACCCACGGGAGCACCCCGCGGTGTTCCGCGAGGCGTTCGAGGCGTCGGCGGCGACCCGCGCGCTCCTGGACGGGGACGGCGACACCGACGCGATGCGCGAACTGGTCGCGGACCTCGGCTACGACGTGGTGAGCGAGACGTGGCTCCGCGAGACGAGTGGCGTCCCGCTCGACGTGGTCGAGCGGGTCGAACATCGCTTCGGGAGCGTCGACGAGGGGACCCGCTTCGGTGACATCGCCGGCGAGACCGCCCCCGACGCGTTCGTCGAGGCGACCCTTCCCGAGCGTCTGCTGGAGGAGTGCGTCGGCATCGACCGTGACCGCGCGCGGGCGGCCGTCGCCGAACGCAGCGTGGCGTTCGCCACCGACGAGGGCGGCACGGTCCCGACCGGCCCCGTGCTGCTCGTCGACGGGGCCGACCGGGACGCCGTCGTCGACGCCCTCGTCCCGCTGCTGGAGACGCGCTACGACGAGGTGACCCGGAACGGCGACACTGTCACCGTACGCACGCGCGAGTTCGACCCAGAGAAGGCGGCGACCCTCGGCGTGAGCGAGGGGCCGGCGTTCGGCAAACTGGCGAGCGGGCAGGCCGTTGAGGTCGGCGGTCGGACCATCGACCCCGAGGCGGTGACGAGCGTGCGGGAGGAGACGTTCGAGGTGTAG
- a CDS encoding helix-hairpin-helix domain-containing protein has translation MSVLGIIGDILSIFGLGSSRSDRGKSNGSSSTDVRIERESGDGEAATENEAAVKGTEESPEHEESEAVDADTEDEEPVAAETDATASTGSMADESGESEVAEDAEATGVTEHAGTEESAAEPAEAAGPVPTEPEAGEEPVDSVSGIGPAYAKRLNEAGVESVADLVAADAAEVADETGISEKRVRGWQDAAE, from the coding sequence ATGAGCGTACTCGGCATCATCGGGGACATCCTGTCCATCTTCGGACTGGGGTCCTCACGTAGCGACCGTGGGAAGTCGAACGGGTCGTCCAGCACGGACGTGCGCATCGAACGCGAGAGCGGTGACGGCGAGGCCGCCACGGAGAACGAGGCGGCCGTCAAGGGGACGGAGGAGTCGCCCGAGCACGAGGAGAGCGAGGCGGTCGACGCCGACACCGAGGACGAGGAGCCGGTGGCCGCCGAGACGGACGCCACGGCCTCCACCGGGTCGATGGCCGACGAGTCCGGCGAGAGCGAGGTGGCCGAGGACGCGGAGGCCACGGGCGTCACGGAACACGCGGGCACGGAGGAGTCGGCGGCCGAACCCGCCGAGGCGGCCGGTCCCGTCCCGACCGAACCCGAAGCAGGCGAGGAACCGGTCGACTCCGTCAGCGGTATCGGCCCAGCCTACGCCAAGCGCCTGAACGAGGCCGGCGTCGAGAGCGTCGCGGACCTCGTCGCGGCCGACGCCGCCGAGGTGGCCGACGAGACGGGTATCTCCGAGAAGCGCGTCCGTGGCTGGCAGGACGCCGCGGAGTAA
- a CDS encoding aminotransferase class IV, producing the protein MYHVDGDLVAREDATVSVEDRGFRYGDAAFETMRVYGGTVFEWERHLARLRRTCETLGMPDAVPGDLAARVSETLAANDLREAYCRVSVTRGVQPGKLTPDPEVDPTVVVVVRELPVGGVGGGKSWTDPAVVRSVETRRVPDACLPADAKTHNYLNGILARVELRRAAAEGDGRVADEALMRDTEGFVAEGASSNLFFVDDGTLHTPAAGDLLPGVTREVVLELAAEESFPVEEGRYTVGEVRGADEVFLTNSTWELRPVASVDGVITSDGPITNLLTRLYEGRVEARCY; encoded by the coding sequence ATGTACCACGTCGACGGCGACCTCGTCGCCCGCGAGGACGCCACAGTCAGCGTCGAGGACCGGGGATTCCGCTACGGCGACGCCGCGTTCGAGACGATGCGGGTCTACGGCGGTACCGTCTTCGAGTGGGAGCGTCACCTCGCGCGACTCCGGCGGACCTGCGAGACGCTCGGGATGCCCGACGCCGTCCCCGGCGACCTCGCTGCGCGCGTCTCCGAGACGCTCGCGGCCAACGACCTGCGCGAGGCCTACTGCCGGGTCTCGGTCACGCGCGGCGTCCAGCCCGGGAAACTCACGCCCGACCCCGAGGTGGACCCGACGGTGGTCGTCGTCGTCCGAGAACTCCCGGTGGGAGGTGTCGGCGGCGGGAAGTCGTGGACCGACCCCGCGGTGGTCCGTAGCGTCGAGACGCGGCGGGTGCCCGACGCGTGCCTGCCGGCGGACGCGAAGACGCACAACTACCTGAACGGCATCCTCGCCCGCGTGGAACTCCGGCGGGCGGCGGCCGAGGGCGACGGACGGGTCGCCGACGAGGCGCTGATGCGGGACACCGAGGGGTTCGTCGCCGAGGGCGCCTCGAGCAACCTGTTCTTCGTCGACGACGGGACGCTCCACACCCCCGCGGCGGGTGACCTCCTCCCCGGCGTCACCCGCGAGGTGGTCCTCGAACTCGCGGCCGAGGAGTCGTTCCCGGTCGAGGAGGGGCGCTACACCGTCGGTGAGGTCCGTGGGGCCGACGAGGTGTTCCTCACGAACTCCACGTGGGAACTCCGTCCGGTCGCGAGTGTCGACGGTGTGATCACCAGTGAC
- the ftsZ gene encoding cell division protein FtsZ, translating to MDSLIEDAIEEAEEHGESPTGESGAGGASPNTSGTMTDDELAQVVKDLETNITVVGCGGAGGNTVTRMAQEGIHGASLVAANTDAQHLAQQVIADTKILIGRQRTGGRGAGSVPKIGEEAAQENIDDIQASIDDSDMVFVTAGLGGGTGTGSAPVVAQAAQEAGALTIAVVTIPFTAEGERRRANADAGLERLRAVADTVIVIPNDRLLDYAPNLPLQDAFKICDRVLMRSVKGMTELITKPGLVNVDFADVKTIMENGGVAMIGLGESDSENKAQDSMRSALRSPLLDVEFDGANSALVNVVGGPDMSIEEAEGVVEEIYDRIDPDARIIWGASVNNEFDGKMETMVVVTGVESPQIYGKSEAERERAARQQGGSQQPATSDGGIDFIE from the coding sequence ATGGACTCGTTGATCGAGGACGCCATCGAAGAGGCCGAGGAGCACGGGGAGAGCCCGACTGGGGAGTCGGGTGCTGGCGGCGCCAGCCCGAACACGTCGGGGACGATGACCGACGACGAGCTGGCGCAGGTCGTCAAGGACCTCGAGACGAACATCACGGTCGTCGGCTGCGGCGGTGCCGGCGGCAACACGGTCACGCGGATGGCCCAGGAGGGCATCCACGGGGCCTCGCTGGTCGCGGCCAACACCGACGCCCAACACCTCGCCCAGCAGGTCATCGCCGACACGAAGATCCTCATCGGTCGCCAGCGGACCGGCGGCCGCGGGGCGGGTTCGGTCCCGAAGATCGGCGAGGAAGCGGCACAGGAGAACATCGACGACATCCAGGCGTCCATCGACGACTCGGACATGGTGTTCGTCACCGCCGGCCTCGGTGGCGGCACCGGCACCGGGAGCGCCCCGGTCGTCGCGCAGGCCGCGCAGGAGGCCGGCGCGCTCACCATCGCCGTCGTCACCATCCCGTTCACCGCGGAGGGCGAGCGACGGCGGGCCAACGCCGACGCGGGTCTCGAACGGCTCCGTGCGGTGGCGGACACGGTCATCGTCATCCCGAACGACCGACTGCTCGACTACGCGCCGAACCTGCCCCTGCAGGACGCGTTCAAGATCTGTGACCGCGTCCTGATGCGCTCGGTCAAGGGGATGACCGAGCTCATCACGAAGCCCGGCCTCGTCAACGTCGACTTCGCCGACGTGAAGACCATCATGGAGAACGGTGGCGTCGCGATGATCGGCCTCGGCGAGTCCGACTCCGAGAACAAGGCGCAGGACTCGATGCGCTCGGCGCTGCGCTCGCCGCTGCTCGACGTCGAGTTCGACGGCGCGAACTCGGCGCTCGTCAACGTGGTCGGTGGCCCCGACATGTCCATCGAGGAGGCGGAGGGTGTGGTCGAGGAGATCTACGACCGCATCGACCCCGACGCCCGCATCATCTGGGGCGCCTCGGTCAACAACGAGTTCGACGGGAAGATGGAGACGATGGTCGTCGTCACGGGTGTCGAGAGCCCGCAGATATACGGCAAGTCGGAGGCCGAGCGCGAACGCGCCGCCCGCCAGCAGGGTGGGAGCCAGCAGCCGGCCACCTCCGACGGCGGCATCGACTTCATCGAGTAA
- a CDS encoding sodium:calcium antiporter → MSRLRHPLVGVAMALLLTAPWVGSSLFGAVGGFSNITVVTVAGLSVLGASFLLAWGAETAEKDVPRAFAIAVLAVLAVAPEYAVDALYAFQAGRGDPESANLAVANMTGANRILIGLGWSGIALFTVYKAKATDDPAVETRRGFLADRVNLDRDISLEVMFLFLATMWAFLVPLGGGIDAIDAFFLVGLYVAYIAVVLRGDVEEVEEQVGVPAYFQSFARAARVPIVIGLFAYSGLMIFTAVEPFAHGLEVLGEDFGIPAFFMVQWIAPLASESPELIVVAYLVNKARSTAGFNALISSKLNQWTLLIGTLVVVYSIGLGAYGPLPFDEKQAAEIWITAAQSYFALAILVNFDISLREAVALLVLFLSQVFLEFGLIRGFVPEVLTSYELLLIYTAIYMIVGTAMFVRRRDSLRRLVGRASDTVQVAFGSKEPTPERAD, encoded by the coding sequence ATGAGTCGTCTCCGTCATCCGCTCGTCGGCGTCGCGATGGCGCTCCTCCTCACGGCCCCGTGGGTGGGGTCGAGCCTCTTCGGCGCCGTCGGCGGATTCTCGAACATCACCGTCGTCACCGTCGCCGGGCTGTCCGTCCTCGGCGCCTCGTTCCTCCTCGCGTGGGGCGCCGAGACCGCCGAGAAGGACGTCCCACGGGCGTTCGCCATCGCCGTCCTCGCGGTGCTCGCCGTCGCGCCGGAGTACGCCGTCGACGCCCTCTACGCCTTCCAGGCTGGCCGGGGGGACCCCGAGTCCGCCAACCTCGCCGTCGCGAACATGACCGGCGCGAACCGCATCCTCATCGGCCTGGGCTGGTCCGGTATCGCGCTGTTCACCGTCTACAAGGCCAAGGCCACCGACGACCCCGCCGTCGAGACGCGCCGTGGCTTCCTCGCGGACAGGGTCAACCTCGACCGCGACATCTCGCTCGAGGTCATGTTCCTCTTCCTCGCCACGATGTGGGCATTCCTCGTCCCCCTCGGTGGCGGCATCGACGCGATAGACGCGTTCTTCCTCGTCGGTCTCTACGTCGCCTACATCGCCGTCGTCCTCAGGGGCGACGTGGAGGAGGTCGAAGAGCAGGTCGGGGTCCCCGCCTACTTCCAGTCGTTCGCCCGTGCGGCACGCGTCCCCATCGTCATCGGTCTGTTCGCCTACTCCGGACTCATGATATTCACGGCCGTCGAGCCGTTCGCGCACGGGCTGGAGGTGCTCGGCGAGGACTTCGGCATCCCCGCGTTCTTCATGGTCCAGTGGATCGCTCCGCTCGCGAGCGAGTCACCCGAACTCATCGTCGTCGCCTACCTCGTGAACAAGGCCCGTTCGACCGCGGGGTTCAACGCGCTCATCTCCTCGAAGTTGAACCAGTGGACGCTGCTCATCGGGACGCTCGTCGTCGTCTACTCCATCGGGCTCGGCGCGTACGGACCGCTCCCGTTCGACGAGAAGCAGGCGGCCGAGATATGGATCACCGCGGCCCAGTCGTACTTCGCGCTGGCCATCCTCGTCAACTTCGACATCAGTCTCCGCGAGGCCGTCGCGCTGCTGGTGCTGTTCCTCTCGCAGGTGTTCCTCGAGTTCGGCCTCATCCGTGGGTTCGTCCCGGAGGTGCTGACGAGCTACGAACTCCTGCTGATCTACACGGCCATCTACATGATCGTCGGGACCGCGATGTTCGTCCGGCGGCGCGACTCGCTGCGACGGCTGGTCGGCCGCGCGAGCGACACCGTGCAGGTGGCGTTCGGGTCGAAGGAACCGACGCCGGAGCGCGCCGACTGA
- a CDS encoding protein translocase SEC61 complex subunit gamma, whose protein sequence is MEVPKDLTSYVRVLKLASTPSTEEFSQVSLVAGAGIMLVGFLGFVIFVIMTFMPGGI, encoded by the coding sequence ATGGAAGTACCCAAAGACCTCACCTCGTACGTCCGCGTGCTGAAGCTCGCCAGCACGCCCTCTACCGAGGAGTTCTCGCAGGTCTCGCTCGTCGCCGGTGCGGGTATCATGCTCGTGGGGTTCCTCGGCTTCGTCATCTTCGTCATCATGACGTTCATGCCCGGAGGGATCTAG